One segment of Syngnathus scovelli strain Florida chromosome 6, RoL_Ssco_1.2, whole genome shotgun sequence DNA contains the following:
- the LOC125971077 gene encoding high-affinity choline transporter 1 has translation MAVHVGGLVAVIAFYAIILLTGILASRKSKKVEKKCTGQKSEVAIVGGRNINVVIGVFTMTATWVGGGYIMGTAEAVYSPTQGLVWAFGPLAYVLNFLLGGLFFAKQMRSKRYVTMLDPFQNRYGQLFTTAILIPALISDILWVACILAALGATMSIILDLSSTISILISAAVSIIYTFLGGLYAVAYTDIIQLSFIFVSLWLCIPFMILSPVVTDLVQTAQLNHSSVHSWIGEVKFEDAGKWTDDFLILALGGLAYQSLHQRILAAASSSKAQVTCFAAAGAAFLMGIPSVIIGAAAASADWNQTEYGLPPPYDRGEAGNILPLALCYITPDWVSVLGIGALAAAVMSSMDSTLLSSASMFTQNIYKTSLRKQASDRELKWVIQISVLLVGLAGTGLAFNKSSILALWLLATDLLYCVVTPQLFCVVHLRVANCYGAISGYVIALLLRVLSGEPALGIPPVLLFPGWREQNDVITQYFPFRTLIALISLAAIVLVSWLVELAFARQLIPQSWDVLDAFNKQRVVKEYEGPLQTFNEEKNYVFNTAL, from the exons ATGGCAGTGCATGTGGGTGGACTTGTGGCTGTGATTGCCTTTTATGCCATTATTCTGCTAACTGGCATCTTGGCCTCACGCAAATCCAAGAAAGTGGAGAAGAAATGCACGGGCCAAAAGAGCGAAGTCGCCATCGTTGGCGGTCGCAACATCAACGTCGTGATTGGAGTTTTTACCATGACAG cgaCATGGGTCGGAGGAGGTTACATTATGGGGACCGCCGAGGCTGTTTACTCCCCGACTCAAGGTCTCGTCTGGGCTTTTGGTCCTCTTGCATATGTTTTGAATTTTCTATTAG GAGGACTGTTTTTTGCCAAACAAATGAGGTCCAAACGCTACGTGACTATGTTGGACCCATTTCAGAACCGCTACGGCCAATTGTTCACGACGGCAATTTTAATTCCTGCTTTGATCAGTGATATTTTGTGGGTGGCCTGCATTCTTGCCGCTCTGG GGGCAACAATGAGCATCATCCTGGATCTCTCATCGACAATCTCCATTCTTATCTCTGCGGCCGTCTCCATCATTTATACATTTTTAGGAGGCCTCTACGCCGTGGCGTACACTGATATCATCCAATTGTCGTTCATATTTGTCAGCCTG TGGCTCTGTATTCCGTTCATGATCCTCAGTCCTGTGGTGACTGACTTGGTACAAACGGCCCAACTCAACCATTCGAGCGTCCACTCGTGGATCGGAGAGGTGAAGTTTGAGGATGCAGGGAAATGGACAGATGACTTTCTCATTTTG GCTTTAGGTGGACTGGCCTACCAGTCTTTGCACCAGAGGATCCTGGCAGCGGCTTCCTCGTCCAAGGCTCAGGTTACTTGCTTTGCAGCCGCTGGCGCTGCTTTCTTGATGGGAATCCCGTCGGTGATCATCGGAGCTGCGGCAGCATCCGCAG ATTGGAACCAGACAGAATACGGCCTACCGCCACCTTATGATCGCGGGGAGGCAGGGAATATCCTGCCATTGGCTCTGTGCTACATTACACCCGACTGGGTGTCCGTGTTAGGCATTGGCGCCTTAGCAGCGGCGGTGATGTCCTCCATGGACTCAACATTGCTTTCGTCAGCATCCATGTTCACCCAAAACATATACAAGACGTCTTTGAGAAAgcag GCATCGGATAGGGAGCTAAAGTGGGTGATCCAGATAAGTGTGCTGCTGGTGGGCCTTGCTGGAACGGGTCTGGCCTTCAACAAGAGCAGCATCCTTGCGCTCTGGCTGCTGGCTACCGACCTGCTCTACTGCGTGGTGACCCctcagttgttttgtgtggtgcACCTCCGAGTGGCCAATTGCTACGGCGCCATCAGCGGCTACgtgatagctctgctgctgcgcgTGCTGAGCGGCGAGCCCGCGCTCGGCATCCCGCCTGTGCTGCTCTTCCCGGGTTGGAGGGAACAGAATGATGTcatcacgcagtactttcccttCCGGACTCTGATTGCATTAATTTCCCTGGCGGCTATCGTTCTCGTATCCTGGCTGGTCGAGCTGGCCTTCGCTCGCCAGCTCATTCCTCAGTCCTGGGATGTGTTGGATGCGTTCAACAAGCAAAGGGTAGTCAAAGAGTATGAAGGACCACTACAAACGTTCAACGAAGAAAAGAATTATGTTTTTAACACGGCGTTATAG
- the cfap161 gene encoding cilia- and flagella-associated protein 161, protein MANKMISVPEFKTYRTSVKIGNWREEQYLEEHVKNKFLRKKEKGELIAQRVDSLRNNILSPVKLSVTTDGALHFGDVVMLLNIGDLGQCLTLGINAHINHMTKIPSPAIQGPCGVSAGRSVQPCVRTAFIITSVDGTPEGATLHYDQSFALKTTSDFTGSMYLTSDVKTFRKSAVRSRLQEVNLDNSECFQSWWKLVHFDPQERLEHEGLPVPANVNVVVLHCKTNQALAITEHLVPGTTYGTEYEVTAHTFLDSHKAEKANNHWILCTGDPAGDGLLLLNRLKSEGNCITLPRENPDDPTEFLRCSVCNYREDRFGS, encoded by the exons ATGGCGAACAAAATGATATCCGTGCCCGAATTTAAAACCTACCGCACGAGCGTGAAAATTGGAAACTGGAGGGAGGAACAGTACTTGGAAGAG CATGTGAAGAACAAGTTCTTGCGCAAAAAAGAAAAGGGGGAGCTGATCGCCCAGAGAGTGGACTCCCTCAGGAACAACATCCTCAGTCCG GTGAAACTGAGCGTGACAACGGATGGTGCTCTGCACTTTGGAGATGTTGTGATGTTGTTGAACATTGGTGACCTGGGCCAGTGTTTAACACTGGGCATCAACGCGCACATTAACCACATGACCAAGATTCCTTCTCCTGCGATTCAAGGCCCGTGTGGAGTCAGTGCAGGTAGAAGCGTTCAGCCCTGTGTGCGCACGGCATTCATTATTACCAg CGTGGATGGCACTCCTGAAGGAGCAACGCTGCATTATGACCAAAGTTTTGCCCTGAAAACAACAAGTGACTTCACCGGCAGC ATGTACCTAACGAGTGACGTGAAGACGTTCCGGAAGTCCGCTGTGAGGTCTCGTCTCCAGGAGGTCAACTTGGACAATAGCGAGTGCTTCCAATCCTGGTGGAAGTTGGTGCACTTTGACCCTCAGGAAAGGCTCGAGCACGAGGGTCTGCCTGTACCC GCCAACGTCAACGTGGTCGTCCTCCACTGCAAGACCAACCAGGCTCTGGCTATCACGGAACATCTTGTCCCAGG CACCACATACGGCACTGAATATGAGGTGACCGCCCATACTTTCTTGGACAGTCACAAAGCCGAAAAAGCCAATAACCACTGGATCCTGTGCACCGGTGACCCGGCCGGGGACGGCCTCCTGCTTCTCAATCGCCTGAAATCCGAGGGCAACTGCATAACGTTACCGCGGGAAAACCCAGACGATCCAACGGAGTTTCTCAGATGTAGTGTGTGTAACTATAGGGAAGACAGGTTtggttcttaa
- the cers3b gene encoding ceramide synthase 2 isoform X1, giving the protein MTPPPLPQNGALCGGLPSIPQKNPTGESTETHHCLDDNFKFPSSFFTSAFSPIRECVITTQAKREGTSFPRSMLHTVTEWLWWERLWLPVNVSWSDLEDRDGRVYAKASQLYDVLPIAFCILFVRFLFERLVAAPLADVCGVKDKLRRTVEQNAVLENYFSTKAHVPSQADVRALCKKTSWTERRIQLWFRRRRNHRRPGLRKRFCEASWRCGFYFFAFVGGIFALHDKPWFYTLKEVWAGFPKQSLLQSQYWYYFLEMGFYLSLLLSLTFDVKRKDFKEQVIHHIATLTLLAFSWISNYIRVGTIVMALHDSADVLLEGAKLLNYAKWHKTANAMFVVFTFIFMLTRLVIFPFWVIHCTWVYPLEHYPAFFGYYFFNVMLSVLQLLHLYWAILISKMLFKCLFSKLEGDDRSDEEEEDSEEERNYKRSHMNGAKSYANGH; this is encoded by the exons ATGACTCCGCCTCCTCTTCCACAGAATGGGGCCCTTTGTGGGGGGCTTCCCAGCATTCCGCAAAAAAATCCTACAGGTGAGAGCACTGAAACACACCATTGCTTGGATGACAATTTTAAATTCCCATCTTCTTTTTTTACAAGTGCGTTTTCGCCAATTCGGGAGTGCGTAATCACAACCCAGGCCAAGAGGGAGGGCACAAGTTTTCCACGCAG catGTTGCACACAGTCACCGAGTGGCTGTGGTGGGAGCGATTGTGGCTGCCCGTGAACGTCTCGTGGTCGGATTTGGAGGACCGCGACGGCCGTGTCTACGCCAAAGCCTCGCAGCTGTACGACGTGCTGCCAATCGCATTCTGCATTCTCTTTGTCAGATTTCTTTTTGAGAG gttggtggccgcgccactggcCGATGTTTGCGGCGTCAAAGACAAACTACGTCGCACTGTGGAGCAAAATGCTGTTCTGGAAAATTACTTCTCTACAAAAGCACACGTTCCGTCACAG GCGGATGTGAGGGCTCTGTGTAAAAAGACAAGTTGGACCGAGCGGAGAATTCAATTGTGGTTCAGGAGGAGGCGGAACCATCGGCGTCCAGGTCTTCGAAAGAGATTCTGTGAggccag CTGGAGATGTGGATTCTATTTTTTTGCGTTTGTTGGAGGCATTTTCGCCCTCCATGAT AAACCCTGGTTTTACACTCTGAAGGAGGTTTGGGCAGGTTTCCCTAAACag TCGTTGCTGCAATCACAGTACTGGTATTACTTCCTGGAAATGGGCTTCTACCTTTCGTTGCTCCTCAGCCTCACGTTCGATGTGAAGCGGAAG GACTTTAAAGAGCAGGTGATCCACCACATCGCCACGCTGACTCTGCTGGCATTCTCGTGGATCTCCAACTACATCCGCGTCGGCACCATCGTGATGGCGCTCCACGACTCGGCCGACGTCCTGCTCGAG GGTGCAAAACTACTCAACTATGCCAAGTGGCATAAAACGGCCAACGCCATGTTTGTAGTTTTCACCTTCATTTTCATGCTGACCAGACTTGTGATTTTTCCTTTCTG GGTGATCCATTGCACGTGGGTGTATCCGCTGGAGCACTACCCAGCGTTCTTCGGCTACTATTTCTTCAATGTCATGCTAAGCGTGCTCCAGTTGCTGCACCTCTACTGGGCCATCCTCATATCAAAAATGCTCTTCAAGTGTCTCTTCAGCAAG TTAGAAGGGGACGACAGAAGcgatgaagaggaagaagataGCGAGGAGGAGAGAAACTACAAGAGGAGTCACATGAACGGAGCCAAGAGCTATGCAAATGGTCACTGA
- the cers3b gene encoding ceramide synthase 2 isoform X3 has translation MLHTVTEWLWWERLWLPVNVSWSDLEDRDGRVYAKASQLYDVLPIAFCILFVRFLFERLVAAPLADVCGVKDKLRRTVEQNAVLENYFSTKAHVPSQADVRALCKKTSWTERRIQLWFRRRRNHRRPGLRKRFCEASWRCGFYFFAFVGGIFALHDKPWFYTLKEVWAGFPKQSLLQSQYWYYFLEMGFYLSLLLSLTFDVKRKDFKEQVIHHIATLTLLAFSWISNYIRVGTIVMALHDSADVLLEGAKLLNYAKWHKTANAMFVVFTFIFMLTRLVIFPFWVIHCTWVYPLEHYPAFFGYYFFNVMLSVLQLLHLYWAILISKMLFKCLFSKLEGDDRSDEEEEDSEEERNYKRSHMNGAKSYANGH, from the exons atGTTGCACACAGTCACCGAGTGGCTGTGGTGGGAGCGATTGTGGCTGCCCGTGAACGTCTCGTGGTCGGATTTGGAGGACCGCGACGGCCGTGTCTACGCCAAAGCCTCGCAGCTGTACGACGTGCTGCCAATCGCATTCTGCATTCTCTTTGTCAGATTTCTTTTTGAGAG gttggtggccgcgccactggcCGATGTTTGCGGCGTCAAAGACAAACTACGTCGCACTGTGGAGCAAAATGCTGTTCTGGAAAATTACTTCTCTACAAAAGCACACGTTCCGTCACAG GCGGATGTGAGGGCTCTGTGTAAAAAGACAAGTTGGACCGAGCGGAGAATTCAATTGTGGTTCAGGAGGAGGCGGAACCATCGGCGTCCAGGTCTTCGAAAGAGATTCTGTGAggccag CTGGAGATGTGGATTCTATTTTTTTGCGTTTGTTGGAGGCATTTTCGCCCTCCATGAT AAACCCTGGTTTTACACTCTGAAGGAGGTTTGGGCAGGTTTCCCTAAACag TCGTTGCTGCAATCACAGTACTGGTATTACTTCCTGGAAATGGGCTTCTACCTTTCGTTGCTCCTCAGCCTCACGTTCGATGTGAAGCGGAAG GACTTTAAAGAGCAGGTGATCCACCACATCGCCACGCTGACTCTGCTGGCATTCTCGTGGATCTCCAACTACATCCGCGTCGGCACCATCGTGATGGCGCTCCACGACTCGGCCGACGTCCTGCTCGAG GGTGCAAAACTACTCAACTATGCCAAGTGGCATAAAACGGCCAACGCCATGTTTGTAGTTTTCACCTTCATTTTCATGCTGACCAGACTTGTGATTTTTCCTTTCTG GGTGATCCATTGCACGTGGGTGTATCCGCTGGAGCACTACCCAGCGTTCTTCGGCTACTATTTCTTCAATGTCATGCTAAGCGTGCTCCAGTTGCTGCACCTCTACTGGGCCATCCTCATATCAAAAATGCTCTTCAAGTGTCTCTTCAGCAAG TTAGAAGGGGACGACAGAAGcgatgaagaggaagaagataGCGAGGAGGAGAGAAACTACAAGAGGAGTCACATGAACGGAGCCAAGAGCTATGCAAATGGTCACTGA
- the cers3b gene encoding ceramide synthase 2 isoform X2: protein MGKFLFLLQKFLHDSASSSTEWGPLWGASQHSAKKSYSAFSPIRECVITTQAKREGTSFPRSMLHTVTEWLWWERLWLPVNVSWSDLEDRDGRVYAKASQLYDVLPIAFCILFVRFLFERLVAAPLADVCGVKDKLRRTVEQNAVLENYFSTKAHVPSQADVRALCKKTSWTERRIQLWFRRRRNHRRPGLRKRFCEASWRCGFYFFAFVGGIFALHDKPWFYTLKEVWAGFPKQSLLQSQYWYYFLEMGFYLSLLLSLTFDVKRKDFKEQVIHHIATLTLLAFSWISNYIRVGTIVMALHDSADVLLEGAKLLNYAKWHKTANAMFVVFTFIFMLTRLVIFPFWVIHCTWVYPLEHYPAFFGYYFFNVMLSVLQLLHLYWAILISKMLFKCLFSKLEGDDRSDEEEEDSEEERNYKRSHMNGAKSYANGH from the exons ATGGGAAAGTTCCTGTTTCTCCTCCAAAAGTTTTTGCATGACTCCGCCTCCTCTTCCACAGAATGGGGCCCTTTGTGGGGGGCTTCCCAGCATTCCGCAAAAAAATCCTACAG TGCGTTTTCGCCAATTCGGGAGTGCGTAATCACAACCCAGGCCAAGAGGGAGGGCACAAGTTTTCCACGCAG catGTTGCACACAGTCACCGAGTGGCTGTGGTGGGAGCGATTGTGGCTGCCCGTGAACGTCTCGTGGTCGGATTTGGAGGACCGCGACGGCCGTGTCTACGCCAAAGCCTCGCAGCTGTACGACGTGCTGCCAATCGCATTCTGCATTCTCTTTGTCAGATTTCTTTTTGAGAG gttggtggccgcgccactggcCGATGTTTGCGGCGTCAAAGACAAACTACGTCGCACTGTGGAGCAAAATGCTGTTCTGGAAAATTACTTCTCTACAAAAGCACACGTTCCGTCACAG GCGGATGTGAGGGCTCTGTGTAAAAAGACAAGTTGGACCGAGCGGAGAATTCAATTGTGGTTCAGGAGGAGGCGGAACCATCGGCGTCCAGGTCTTCGAAAGAGATTCTGTGAggccag CTGGAGATGTGGATTCTATTTTTTTGCGTTTGTTGGAGGCATTTTCGCCCTCCATGAT AAACCCTGGTTTTACACTCTGAAGGAGGTTTGGGCAGGTTTCCCTAAACag TCGTTGCTGCAATCACAGTACTGGTATTACTTCCTGGAAATGGGCTTCTACCTTTCGTTGCTCCTCAGCCTCACGTTCGATGTGAAGCGGAAG GACTTTAAAGAGCAGGTGATCCACCACATCGCCACGCTGACTCTGCTGGCATTCTCGTGGATCTCCAACTACATCCGCGTCGGCACCATCGTGATGGCGCTCCACGACTCGGCCGACGTCCTGCTCGAG GGTGCAAAACTACTCAACTATGCCAAGTGGCATAAAACGGCCAACGCCATGTTTGTAGTTTTCACCTTCATTTTCATGCTGACCAGACTTGTGATTTTTCCTTTCTG GGTGATCCATTGCACGTGGGTGTATCCGCTGGAGCACTACCCAGCGTTCTTCGGCTACTATTTCTTCAATGTCATGCTAAGCGTGCTCCAGTTGCTGCACCTCTACTGGGCCATCCTCATATCAAAAATGCTCTTCAAGTGTCTCTTCAGCAAG TTAGAAGGGGACGACAGAAGcgatgaagaggaagaagataGCGAGGAGGAGAGAAACTACAAGAGGAGTCACATGAACGGAGCCAAGAGCTATGCAAATGGTCACTGA
- the LOC137839518 gene encoding high-affinity choline transporter 1-like, with product MAVHVGGLVAVIAFYAVILLTGILASRKSKKVEKKCTGLKSEVAIVGGRNINVVIGVFTMTATWVGGGYIMGTAEAVYSPTQGLVWALGPFAYVLTFLLGGLLFAKQMRSKRYVTMLDPFQNRYGQFFTTAILIPALISDILWTACILTALGATMSIILDLSSTISILISAAVSIIYTFLGGLYAVAYTDIIQLSFIFISLWLCIPFVILSPAVTDLVPTTQLNHSSVHSWIGEVKFEDAGKWTDDFLILSFGGLACQALHQRILAAASSSKAQVTCFAAAGAAFLMGIPSVIIGAAAASADWNQTEYGLPPPYDRGEAGNVLPLTLCYITPNWVSVLGIGALAAAVMSSMDSSLLSSASMFTQNIYKTTLRKQASDRELKWVIQISVLLVGLAGTGLAFNKSSILALWLLATDLLYCVVTPQLFCVVHLRVANCYGAISGYVIALLLRVLSGEPALGIPPVLLFPGWREQNDVITQYFPFRTLIALISLAAIVLVSWLVELGFARQLIPQSWDVLDAFNKQRVVKEYERRLQTFNEEKNYVFNTAL from the exons ATGGCAGTGCATGTGGGTGGACTTGTGGCTGTGATTGCCTTTTATGCCGTTATTCTGCTAACTGGCATCTTGGCCTCACGCAAATCCAAGAAAGTGGAGAAGAAATGCACGGGCCTAAAGAGCGAAGTCGCCATCGTTGGGGGTCGCAACATCAACGTCGTGATTGGAGTTTTTACCATGACAG cgaCATGGGTCGGAGGAGGTTACATTATGGGTACCGCCGAGGCTGTTTACTCACCGACTCAAGGTCTCGTCTGGGCTTTGGGCCCTTTTGCATATGTTTTGACTTTTCTATTAG GAGGATTGTTATTTGCAAAACAAATGAGGTCCAAACGCTACGTGACGATGTTGGACCCATTTCAGAACCGCTACGGCCAATTTTTCACAACGGCAATTTTGATTCCTGCTTTGATCAGTGATATTTTGTGGACGGCCTGCATCCTTACCGCTCTGG GGGCAACAATGAGCATCATCCTGGATCTCTCATCGACAATCTCCATTCTTATCTCTGCGGCCGTCTCCATCATTTATACATTTCTAGGAGGCCTCTACGCGGTTGCATACACTGATATCATCCAATTGTCGTTCATATTTATCAGCCTG TGGCTCTGTATTCCATTCGTGATCCTCAGTCCTGCGGTGACTGACTTGGTACCAACGACCCAACTCAACCATTCGAGCGTCCACTCGTGGATCGGAGAGGTGAAGTTTGAGGATGCGGGGAAATGGACAGATGACTTTCTCATTTTG TCTTTCGGTGGACTGGCCTGCCAGGCTTTGCACCAGAGAATCCTGGCAGCGGCTTCCTCATCCAAGGCTCAGGTTACTTGCTTTGCAGCCGCTGGCGCTGCTTTCTTGATGGGAATCCCGTCGGTGATCATCGGAGCTGCGGCAGCATCCGCAG ATTGGAACCAGACAGAATACGGCCTACCGCCACCTTATGATCGCGGGGAGGCAGGGAATGTCCTGCCACTGACTCTGTGCTACATCACACCCAACTGGGTGTCCGTGTTGGGAATCGGCGCCTTAGCAGCGGCGGTGATGTCCTCCATGGACTCATCCTTGCTGTCGTCAGCGTCCATGTTCACCCAAAACATATACAAGACGACTTTGAGAAAgcag gCATCGGATAGGGAGCTAAAGTGGGTGATCCAGATAAGTGTGCTGCTGGTGGGCCTTGCTGGAACGGGTCTGGCCTTCAACAAGAGCAGCATCCTTGCGCTCTGGCTGCTGGCTACCGACCTGCTCTACTGCGTGGTGACCCctcagttgttttgtgtggtgcACCTCCGAGTGGCCAATTGCTACGGCGCCATCAGCGGCTACGTGATAGCTCTGCTTCTGCGCGTGCTGAGCGGCGAGCCCGCGCTCGGCATCCCGCCTGTGCTGCTCTTCCCGGGTTGGAGGGAACAGAATGATGTcatcacgcagtactttcccttCCGGACTCTGATTGCATTAATTTCCCTGGCGGCTATCGTTCTCGTATCCTGGCTGGTCGAGCTGGGCTTCGCTCGCCAGCTCATTCCTCAGTCCTGGGATGTGTTGGATGCGTTCAACAAGCAAAGGGTAGTCAAAGAGTATGAAAGACGACTACAAACGTTCAACGAAGAAAAGAATTATGTTTTTAACACAGCGTTATAG